A window from Micromonospora profundi encodes these proteins:
- a CDS encoding aldehyde dehydrogenase family protein — MYTVAQLVGGVWGTGGAGGELVVHDPADGSPVSSVPVATADEVGKAAQAAREAAAEWAATAPAERAAALHRAADAVAAAIDELAAAVTAEMGKPLADARGGVEAGIGTLRQYAELAPLRGGRTLHGAVDAMDFMTPQPRGVVAAITPWNDPVAVSCGLLGAALVTGNVVLYKPSERTPATGWLLARALDEALPAGVLSLLTGGPEVGAALAAQDVDVVAHVGSTATGRAIAAAAARTGAKVLLENGGSDPLIVDADVDPLWAAGQAALGAFANAGQICVAVERIYVHRQVAEDFVAALVGHADALRVGPGRDPGTELGPLVDRRHRDHVHGQVTTAVADGARILVGGEVPDGPGAFYPATVVTDCRHDMPLVREETFGPVAPVVVVDSFDEALRCAADSPYGLAATVLTGSMSHAQRAWRELPVGTVKVNAVFGGAPGGAAHPRRASGHGFGYGPELLDEFTATKAVHIEAPGGGHW, encoded by the coding sequence ATGTACACGGTTGCGCAGTTGGTGGGCGGAGTGTGGGGCACCGGCGGTGCGGGCGGCGAACTTGTCGTCCACGATCCGGCGGACGGCTCCCCGGTCAGCTCGGTGCCGGTGGCCACCGCCGACGAGGTGGGCAAGGCGGCGCAGGCGGCGCGTGAGGCGGCGGCCGAGTGGGCGGCGACCGCGCCGGCCGAACGGGCGGCGGCGCTGCATCGGGCGGCGGACGCGGTGGCGGCTGCCATCGACGAGCTGGCGGCGGCGGTGACCGCCGAGATGGGCAAGCCTCTCGCGGACGCGCGGGGCGGGGTCGAGGCGGGCATCGGCACCCTCCGACAGTACGCGGAGCTGGCCCCGCTGCGCGGCGGGCGGACCCTGCACGGCGCGGTGGACGCGATGGACTTCATGACCCCGCAGCCGCGTGGTGTCGTGGCCGCGATCACCCCGTGGAACGATCCGGTGGCGGTGTCCTGCGGGCTGCTCGGCGCGGCACTGGTCACCGGCAACGTGGTGCTCTACAAGCCCAGCGAGCGGACGCCCGCCACGGGCTGGCTGCTGGCCCGCGCCCTGGACGAGGCGCTGCCGGCGGGTGTGCTGTCGCTGCTCACCGGCGGCCCGGAGGTCGGCGCGGCGCTTGCCGCCCAGGACGTCGACGTGGTGGCGCACGTGGGTTCCACAGCTACCGGACGGGCGATCGCCGCCGCCGCGGCCCGCACCGGCGCGAAGGTGCTGCTGGAGAACGGTGGCAGTGACCCGTTGATCGTCGACGCGGACGTCGACCCGCTGTGGGCGGCCGGTCAGGCCGCGCTCGGTGCGTTCGCCAACGCCGGGCAGATCTGCGTGGCGGTGGAGCGGATCTACGTGCACCGGCAGGTGGCCGAGGATTTCGTGGCAGCGCTCGTGGGGCACGCCGACGCGCTGCGGGTCGGGCCGGGCCGGGATCCGGGCACCGAGCTGGGCCCGCTTGTCGACAGGCGGCACCGCGACCACGTGCACGGTCAGGTGACGACGGCGGTTGCCGACGGCGCGCGGATCCTGGTCGGCGGCGAGGTGCCGGACGGGCCGGGCGCGTTCTACCCGGCCACTGTGGTCACGGACTGCCGCCACGACATGCCGCTGGTACGCGAGGAGACCTTCGGGCCTGTCGCGCCGGTGGTGGTCGTCGACTCGTTCGACGAGGCCCTGCGCTGTGCGGCGGACTCACCGTACGGCCTGGCCGCCACGGTGCTGACCGGGTCGATGAGTCATGCCCAGCGCGCCTGGCGGGAGCTGCCGGTCGGCACCGTGAAGGTCAACGCGGTGTTCGGCGGCGCGCCGGGCGGTGCGGCGCACCCACGCCGGGCCAGTGGGCACGGCTTCGGGTACGGCCCGGAGTTGCTCGACGAGTTCACCGCTACGAAGGCGGTGCACATCGAGGCGCCGGGCGGCGGCCACTGGTGA
- a CDS encoding ChaB family protein, whose product MPGREDMPSTLRRSPDKAQRTWEKTHDSAVETYGEGERSHRTAFAAVKHQFEKVGDHWEPKGRKGPSDRQAAGGGPERRAPTAGGVDANATKDHLLSVARELDVAGRSSMTKPELVKAIEKANDRATRKARGG is encoded by the coding sequence ATGCCCGGGCGCGAGGACATGCCCAGCACGCTGCGACGCTCCCCGGACAAGGCGCAGCGCACCTGGGAGAAGACGCACGACTCGGCGGTGGAGACCTACGGCGAGGGGGAGCGGTCGCACCGCACCGCGTTCGCCGCTGTCAAGCACCAGTTCGAGAAGGTCGGCGACCACTGGGAGCCAAAGGGCCGCAAGGGCCCGAGCGACAGGCAGGCCGCCGGCGGTGGCCCGGAGCGACGGGCACCCACAGCAGGTGGGGTGGACGCCAACGCCACAAAGGACCACCTGCTGTCGGTGGCCCGCGAGTTGGACGTGGCCGGCCGGTCCAGCATGACGAAGCCGGAACTGGTCAAGGCCATCGAGAAGGCCAACGACCGCGCCACCCGCAAGGCGCGTGGCGGCTAG
- a CDS encoding YihY/virulence factor BrkB family protein — MTTTEPGTTLGGSLGARVPRRIRQLSLRTWRGVLVRSVRNFVTDNCSDWAAALTYYGVLALFPSTIVVVALVGLVSSGEQTVDTVVDLARQVGAGSVVADDGVVGVIRAVVVEQSNAKALLSFGLLGALWSASGFIGAFTRASNAIYGVTEGRPVWKLRPLQIGLAAITLVLLAVVALGLIISGPVTDAVGELVNAGGLARTVWSVAKWPVLAMIMMALLSLLFWIAPNVRQPRFRWLTPGGAVALVSWVAVSFGFGLYVANFGSYDTTYGSLGAAIAFLVWLYLSNSALMLGVQINAEVQRGRQLQAGDPDPEEPVLPPRKPADDDS, encoded by the coding sequence ATGACGACCACGGAGCCCGGTACGACGCTCGGCGGCTCACTCGGCGCTCGGGTGCCTCGGCGGATCCGGCAGCTGAGCTTGCGGACCTGGCGCGGGGTGCTGGTCCGCAGCGTGCGGAACTTCGTCACCGACAACTGCTCGGACTGGGCCGCCGCGCTCACCTACTACGGGGTGTTGGCGCTCTTTCCGTCCACAATCGTGGTGGTGGCCCTTGTCGGCCTGGTGTCCAGCGGCGAACAGACGGTGGACACGGTGGTGGACCTGGCCCGGCAGGTGGGCGCCGGGTCGGTGGTGGCCGACGACGGCGTGGTCGGGGTGATCCGGGCCGTGGTGGTCGAGCAGAGCAACGCCAAGGCGCTGTTGAGCTTCGGTCTGCTCGGCGCGCTCTGGTCGGCGTCGGGTTTCATCGGCGCGTTCACCCGCGCCTCGAACGCGATCTACGGAGTGACCGAGGGCCGGCCGGTGTGGAAGCTGCGGCCGTTGCAGATCGGGCTGGCCGCGATCACGTTGGTGCTGCTCGCGGTGGTGGCGCTCGGGCTGATCATCAGCGGTCCGGTGACCGACGCGGTCGGCGAGCTGGTCAATGCGGGTGGCCTGGCCCGCACGGTGTGGAGTGTGGCGAAGTGGCCCGTGCTCGCCATGATCATGATGGCGTTGCTGTCCCTGCTGTTCTGGATCGCCCCCAACGTGCGCCAGCCCCGGTTCCGCTGGCTCACCCCCGGCGGAGCGGTGGCCCTGGTGTCCTGGGTGGCGGTCTCCTTCGGCTTCGGCCTCTACGTTGCCAACTTCGGCTCGTACGACACGACCTACGGCAGTCTGGGCGCGGCCATCGCGTTCCTGGTGTGGCTCTACCTGTCCAACTCGGCCCTGATGCTGGGCGTGCAGATCAACGCCGAGGTGCAGCGGGGCCGGCAGTTGCAGGCCGGCGACCCCGACCCGGAGGAGCCGGTGCTGCCGCCACGCAAGCCGGCCGACGACGACTCCTGA